One window of Mesoplodon densirostris isolate mMesDen1 chromosome 15, mMesDen1 primary haplotype, whole genome shotgun sequence genomic DNA carries:
- the CBLN2 gene encoding cerebellin-2, whose protein sequence is MPAPGRGPRGPPLTMPGRRGALREPAACGSSLGAALALLLLLLPAGCPVRAQNDTEPIVLEGKCLVVCDSSPSADGAVTSSLGISVRSGSAKVAFSATRSTNHEPSEMSNRTMTIYFDQVLVNIGNHFDLASSIFVAPRKGIYSFSFHVVKVYNRQTIQVSLMQNGYPVISAFAGDQDVTREAASNGVLLLMEREDKVHLKLERGNLMGGWKYSTFSGFLVFPL, encoded by the exons ATGCCGGCGCCCGGCCGGGGCCCGCGAGGGCCGCCGCTGACCATGCCCGGGCGCCGGGGGGCGCTGCGCGAGCCGGCCGCCTGCGGCTCCAGCCTGGGGGCGGCGCtggccctgctgctgctgctgctgcccgcCGGCTGCCCGGTGCGGGCTCAGAATGACACGGAGCCCATCGTGCTGGAGGGCAAGTGCCTGGTGGTGTGCGACTCCAGCCCGTCGGCGGACGGCGCCGTCACCTCCTCCCTGGGCATCTCCGTGCGCTCCGGCAGCGCCAAGGTGGCCTTCTCCGCCACGCGGAGCACCAACCACGAGCCGTCCGAAATGAGCAACCGCACCATGACCATCTACTTCGACCAG GTCTTAGTAAATATTGGCAACCATTTCGATCTCGCCTCCAGTATATTTGTAGCCCCGAGAAAAGGGATTTATAGCTTCAGCTTCCACGTGGTCAAAGTGTACAACAGACAAACCATCCAG GTCAGTTTAATGCAGAACGGCTACCCGGTGATCTCCGCCTTCGCAGGGGACCAGGACGTCACCAGAGAAGCTGCCAGCAATGGTGTCCTGCTGCTGATGGAAAGGGAGGACAAAGTCCACCTCAAACTGGAGCGGGGCAACCTCATGGGAGGCTGGAAGTACTCCACGTTCTCGGGCTTCTTGGTTTTCCCTCTATGA